One Armatimonadia bacterium genomic region harbors:
- a CDS encoding adenylate/guanylate cyclase domain-containing protein → MHQRYRRKRAAFMLALVAGVVAAVWSYLPAGDVLERLELRTIDARFLARGPKAPSGQVVIVEVDEASLDRIGGWQWPRQTFGELVRRLDAAGARAIGMDILFAEPDEEQGGEVSDAVFAHDVRKSGRVFQALGGLHQEPGLTQVPGDAARFAWSSVQTRPGTGLSTGAILQEVLDAASPYKDLAEASAGAGFVDVVPSLDGVYRQVLPVVKMQGQVYPSLSLALADFALGVSPKDVVVTAGDSIRLGNTRRVPLQRDGTMLIDYAGPSRTFAYYSAADVLEAPERIPANAFRDKIVLVAVTALGLYDLRACPFGAVFNGVEVQANALDNILTGHFVQRLGPEWSAALALLWALIVGLCLTVVSPPLWVPATVLGLVVHNLTATWVFAHSGLLVDMVVPSVGIALALVTVPAYQLVAEEEQRRGWQDTLSRFVPRELADNLMEDVGAPAVQGEMRSITVLFADLRGFTAASANIGAAETVELLNRYFRLMHEVIEQFGGTLDKFVGDGLMALFNAPQAQIDHAALAVATALEMQRQVETRKDEWEFYHMPELRVSIGISTGDAVVGYVGSGERMQYTAIGAHVNLASRLEELAKDLDVKIAISPATHALVKDVVDCAELGVFELHNVPAPVKVYEVRGYGAG, encoded by the coding sequence ATGCACCAGCGCTACCGTCGCAAAAGGGCCGCCTTCATGCTCGCGCTCGTCGCCGGTGTAGTTGCCGCAGTCTGGAGCTACCTACCCGCGGGCGACGTATTGGAACGACTGGAGTTGCGGACGATCGATGCGCGGTTCCTTGCCCGAGGCCCCAAGGCGCCCTCCGGCCAAGTGGTGATCGTCGAAGTCGACGAGGCGAGCCTGGACAGGATCGGTGGCTGGCAATGGCCACGCCAGACCTTCGGCGAACTCGTCCGTCGTCTGGATGCGGCCGGCGCCAGGGCCATCGGGATGGACATCCTCTTTGCGGAGCCGGATGAGGAGCAGGGCGGCGAGGTCTCCGATGCAGTCTTCGCACACGACGTCCGCAAGTCGGGTAGGGTCTTCCAGGCGCTCGGCGGTCTCCATCAGGAGCCGGGGCTGACACAGGTCCCCGGAGATGCCGCGCGCTTCGCCTGGTCTTCGGTGCAGACCCGGCCGGGAACGGGCCTTAGCACCGGGGCGATCCTCCAGGAGGTTCTCGACGCCGCCAGCCCATATAAGGATCTTGCCGAGGCGAGCGCTGGTGCGGGGTTCGTTGACGTGGTGCCTTCGCTCGACGGCGTGTACCGGCAGGTGCTGCCTGTCGTGAAGATGCAGGGGCAGGTCTACCCCTCACTATCCCTGGCACTTGCGGATTTCGCCCTGGGCGTTAGCCCCAAGGACGTGGTAGTCACAGCCGGCGACAGCATCCGCCTGGGCAACACGCGACGCGTCCCCCTCCAGCGTGATGGGACCATGTTGATCGACTACGCAGGTCCCAGTCGCACCTTCGCCTACTACTCCGCTGCCGACGTGCTCGAGGCCCCGGAGAGGATCCCCGCAAACGCCTTCCGCGACAAGATCGTTCTTGTCGCCGTCACGGCACTGGGTCTCTACGACCTGCGCGCGTGTCCCTTCGGAGCGGTCTTCAACGGAGTAGAGGTGCAGGCTAACGCGCTGGACAATATCCTTACGGGGCACTTCGTCCAGCGGCTGGGTCCTGAGTGGTCAGCCGCCCTGGCCCTGCTCTGGGCCCTGATCGTCGGTCTGTGCCTGACGGTGGTATCGCCGCCGCTGTGGGTCCCGGCAACGGTGCTAGGCTTGGTCGTCCACAACCTGACGGCAACCTGGGTGTTCGCGCACAGTGGGCTCCTGGTTGATATGGTGGTGCCCAGTGTGGGGATTGCCCTTGCACTGGTGACGGTTCCCGCATACCAGTTGGTGGCCGAGGAGGAGCAGCGCCGGGGCTGGCAGGACACTCTGAGCCGGTTCGTTCCGCGCGAACTGGCCGACAACCTCATGGAGGATGTCGGAGCCCCGGCGGTTCAGGGCGAGATGCGGTCGATCACCGTTCTCTTCGCCGACCTGCGCGGGTTCACGGCGGCCAGTGCCAACATCGGTGCGGCGGAGACCGTCGAACTGCTGAACCGCTACTTCCGCCTCATGCACGAGGTGATCGAGCAGTTCGGGGGAACTCTGGACAAGTTCGTCGGGGACGGGCTCATGGCGCTCTTCAACGCCCCTCAGGCGCAGATCGACCATGCCGCTCTGGCGGTCGCGACAGCGCTGGAGATGCAGCGCCAGGTTGAGACGCGTAAGGACGAATGGGAGTTCTACCACATGCCCGAGTTGCGCGTCAGCATCGGGATCAGTACCGGCGATGCCGTCGTAGGCTATGTGGGGTCCGGCGAGAGGATGCAGTACACTGCCATCGGAGCCCATGTCAACCTCGCCAGCCGTCTCGAGGAACTTGCCAAGGACTTGGACGTCAAGATAGCCATTAGCCCGGCTACCCATGCCCTGGTTAAGGACGTCGTGGACTGTGCTGAACTGGGAGTATTCGAACTGCACAACGTGCCCGCTCCCGTGAAGGTCTATGAGGTCCGAGGATACGGCGCAGGATAG